A stretch of DNA from Anopheles nili chromosome 2, idAnoNiliSN_F5_01, whole genome shotgun sequence:
TTACGATCGGAGGAGGTATCCGAGATATTATCGTCCACGATGGACTAACAGCCTCTCGATTCGCGGATGTCCACGCAATGACGCACAATATACCCAATGTATGGCTTTCGGTGGATCATCTTTGTGCGATGTGGTGCTTGCAGTTCGTGCTAGTTTTGAACCGTTTTCTTTACAGCATGATCGTTCCACAGGGACGCAATAGCTATGGGTTTATCGATGGAAAGCAACTCAAACTTGATAAGGCTACACGTTATATCTCCCTGCCATTTGCTGataccgatgatgatgatgataatgatgggCACAACTGGAAGTACCGGGTTGAGCAGTTACCGTTGATTGTGCATCATCCTGAACAGGAAGATTGGATAGAGGATATACGGCGCTCCTTTACCGTGCGAAGTCGTACCGGGTTAGAACGCACAAGAGTGCAGATGATTCGTATTGTTCCGGATAAACCCTCGCATAGGTTCCTTCGTGTTGAGATTATAAATTCAGAACAATCGAATTGGATATCCGGCTGTGCAGCAGTGGAAATATACGGCAATTCTCGCATTTGTCAAAAGGCACAATCCCTTGTCAACTACACGCTGCCAGTTCCATCGTCCAAATTCGACCGCTTTGGAGCAGTGCTCGATTTACATGAACTGAAACGACACAACCCCACATGGACGCATGTGCTGGTTAAGATCCCCCGCACCTTTAAACCGGTTCAGTTCAGTGTGGATATCTTCAATCCGGCTGAAAGAGAGATTAATATAGACATGCCACGATGGTTCGATTATCGGCACCATCTCATGCTTCACGATCATTCGCCGGATGACACATTCTACCGTATTAATGTTCGCGGAATGACGGAAACTTATCAAACGATTGCCCTCGATATAGCCGCCAGCTCGTGCGATGGCATTAGAGGAACTGTCGTGGTGAAAGTGCACGTGCCATGGGCCCCCGGATTTGACCGTTACACGTTCCACGAGGACCTCAATCAAACGACCGTATACATTTACCCACCGATTCAGGATGTTCCGACGGAAGGAGAGCAAGAAGTGCCAATACAAGTAGACGTTCACCTTTCGGCGGGCTGCCGATATCGTTTGCGTTACGCGCAATCCTTCCGAGTTAGCATTGCCCGAATTGTACAGCAGCATCTCGTTCTCATGCCGGCACATTGCATTGCACTGTTGCTGCTCGCATTTGAGAATCAGCTTACGCAAACGGCCTTCGACGATCCGGCCTTTTTCGTAGGCAAACTGCGTAGCTCGCTGGCAAAACCGGGACCGCTAATAGCGCTCGTAGCTACAAGCTCGCTTATTGCGAGATTCCTAAGCCTATTCGAAGCAATTCCCCGTGTCGAAGCCCTAGAAACCCCGCTATTGGTTTCGATCCTTATCCACCTTGCCTCACAGGGAGTGCTAATCTTCGCAACGCTCGCCCTGTGGGGTGCGATTGCTTTTTGTGCCAACTTTGCCCACAAGATAATACTTCGATTGATTGCGCTCCCGATTCCGGTAATGTCGACGACGTTCCTGTCCTGCATTCATAAGTTCCCGCTCGCGATAGCCGTGCTGCTGGTAGCGATCGCACTGACGGCTTGTGGAGGCGTTAGTTTACTCTGTGCCGCCGCCGTCTATTTCGTGCTGCTCTCGAAGGCTTACGAGGACTATCTGGAGAATTTTGTCTTTCACACGGCGCGGAAAATTGCCGCCCGGCTCTTTGGTTCGCGGGAACAGGACAACGGCGACAACGGTGGAGTCCAGCGCAGGCAACGACGACGGCCTGCGAACGAAACTGGCGGTGAGCTGATGGTTATTAATTTTCACCTGCCCTTATTTTTACTGGTGATTATTCTTGCCCTACTAAATGTGCCAAGTGTTATTACTTGGGCCAAGAACTATCACTACTCAAACACACTGCAGCCTGACCCGTCGCTGGTGCCGGCGTTGACCGTGCTTGTGTGTTTGGCCGTCCTGTGGCAGATGAACACCCCACGGAACGTATACGGGTACGAACTGGTGTCCGCGGTGCTGGTCATAGTGGCCTTCGTATCGTTGCTCTATTGCCAAGTGCATGTATATCGACTTAACTATTCGATAGGCTTAGTATTTCTTGCTATTACCATACACCAAATAATAGCGCCAAAACGACGTGACGTAAAGGAGGAAGAAACCGAAGAGCAACCTGACGAAACCGACAAGTGACCATTGAATATGTATTAAAATACGTGTTAGTTATTCtattattgtttttcaataaatagGGAAACCTTCGCTAGTCAGCTGTTTTGCCAAAAGAAATGTGGAATAGTCTTGTAAATCTCCCTTCTTCGCTACACAAACTTTTTCTGTTACTGTTAAAATATTTGGGGATATAATTTAAACGTTTCACAGCCAATTTGAATTCAATTGCAAAACACTACGGTTTTTAATAATATAAATCAATTTTGCACCTGATACAGTTTGAAAGAGTGTATTTTTCCTACGACcattttttcaacaatgtCTGCTATATTTTATaccatgttttattttctaaatTATTTTAAGGCTTTTTTATAGgatttttttgggaaaatattacaACGGTTTATGGGTTGTAACAATTTTTATCACtatttaaatgtttaaaatcaGTTGCAAACTAAAAAACGTGCTAGTTTTTACAACAACATAATCGCAACATAACCCTCTATTTTAAACTATAAAAGAAAAGATGGAGAAAACTTGCAGCATGCTTATAATACACGTGCACAAGTTCGGTATTTATTTAACTACCGGCCTTCGCTAATTATGCTAAGCATAAGCATATGCTACACAACATTGCAGCTCATGCTTTATCTCATTGTACTTGTAGTACTAATAACGCTACTTATGTTTCAAAAAAGTTTCCCTGCTATTTTGAAAactatttttgtatttttaattatgGTAGCTCTCTATTCGATTCCAAAGTATTCTATCGTTATTATTATATAGAAAATAGAGCAAGAAATTATACATTTGACGGAACTGATAGCCCTGTATTTAGTACTGGGCTACCACCCCTGCATATGACCAGCCTGCGCCATGCATCTTACCCTTTTTCTACAAACATACCAGGTAGGTTTGACAGCGGCTCGTTTCATTCCAAACACTGCCAAAAAGGCAACAAGTTCTGGCAATAGTTTTCATTGGAAAAATTGCCCTTATTTTTGAATGGCAAACGTGTCCTATTGAATCAGACGCGGTACGTAAGTTATAGCCTAAGTCGCACAAATAGCTGTGTCCACAGGTTTTGTTAAGCAGACGCGATAAGAGCTGAAATAAGTAATTTGGTACATGAGCAACTGTGTTATAGAATACCGGTCAAATCTTCGAAACCACCAACTGTACTCGTTTTGCATTGTTTAACCGTAAAAAATGGTCCGAGACACATTGACGCACGGCTGCTGTGTGTCCCGTAATTATTAAAAATAGACAAACGCGTCACAGACCGATCCAACTTCATTTGTTCGTCAATTGCATTGTAGTATTTCCATTGCAGACCGGTGGAACGGTAGGTTTTCGGGATCTGCTGTGATTACATAAGATTATATCCCTTTATTAAAGATGCAGGACGCCGCTAGAGCGAAAAACTGGTTCCGGAGATTCCTTCTCAAGTGTTACTTGCCCGATTAGTCTCTTGCTACCATTAACGTTTGTGGCGTACTTCCGATCATTATTCTATCGACGATTaaaccggtttttttttatttttgtacaaCGCTTATTCAATTTCGCAGACCAAAACGCATACCTCGTGTAAGCTTGTGCAGCCGTGCTTGCTCGTAAAACGTGTTCGAGAACCTCAACGAAAGCTGCCATAAAAGAAGCATGGGCCTAACAGTAAATCAGGTAAGTTTTGGAGAAAGTTGAACCATATTAGCTTAGCTTTAAGTTCGCAATGGTGCAGTTTTACAGTTATAATTGAAACGAACTGAACCGTATATTTAGCCCTTTGGTAAAAACGATCTTTAGTAGCGTGTAAAGATTTACAGGTCCTCTAGCCAAAACTGTTATTTTATAAGTATTaatgtttataaaaaaatctaa
This window harbors:
- the LOC128731951 gene encoding GPI inositol-deacylase, which produces MISRLLILLPVATVVLFLYGAIINIGYIEENRCRMTYMFEHPQYTRLPVQGNERYPKYGLYAYSEGSITQRVQQRIFTGAPVLFVPGSGGSYKQVRSLASVALRKGIDNNWQAHLDYFSVDLNEELSGVYGGYLQQQTEYVELCIQEILRLYGSRGHATSIIIIGHSVGGKIAQAVVTSGRGSIGRHVAGIITISAPVDKPVALIDHYHYNFYDRIEQSWRVNRSMVGQLKPSSVKPLDSILFITIGGGIRDIIVHDGLTASRFADVHAMTHNIPNVWLSVDHLCAMWCLQFVLVLNRFLYSMIVPQGRNSYGFIDGKQLKLDKATRYISLPFADTDDDDDNDGHNWKYRVEQLPLIVHHPEQEDWIEDIRRSFTVRSRTGLERTRVQMIRIVPDKPSHRFLRVEIINSEQSNWISGCAAVEIYGNSRICQKAQSLVNYTLPVPSSKFDRFGAVLDLHELKRHNPTWTHVLVKIPRTFKPVQFSVDIFNPAEREINIDMPRWFDYRHHLMLHDHSPDDTFYRINVRGMTETYQTIALDIAASSCDGIRGTVVVKVHVPWAPGFDRYTFHEDLNQTTVYIYPPIQDVPTEGEQEVPIQVDVHLSAGCRYRLRYAQSFRVSIARIVQQHLVLMPAHCIALLLLAFENQLTQTAFDDPAFFVGKLRSSLAKPGPLIALVATSSLIARFLSLFEAIPRVEALETPLLVSILIHLASQGVLIFATLALWGAIAFCANFAHKIILRLIALPIPVMSTTFLSCIHKFPLAIAVLLVAIALTACGGVSLLCAAAVYFVLLSKAYEDYLENFVFHTARKIAARLFGSREQDNGDNGGVQRRQRRRPANETGGELMVINFHLPLFLLVIILALLNVPSVITWAKNYHYSNTLQPDPSLVPALTVLVCLAVLWQMNTPRNVYGYELVSAVLVIVAFVSLLYCQVHVYRLNYSIGLVFLAITIHQIIAPKRRDVKEEETEEQPDETDK